The Streptomyces halobius genomic interval CGCCCGTGACGCACCGCCCGTGACCTCCTGCCAGGAGCACACCATGACCACCGCCTCCGGTGCTCACCCCGAACACCCGGCCCCGCCGCCCGTCGCCCGCCTGGCCATCGCCCCGCACAGCGGGACCGCACGCCGGATCGACGGGATCTGGTGGCCGCACTCGACCGATCTCGTCACCGAACTGCCCGAGTTGCTGGCCGCGTTGCCCTTCGACTGGCCGCGGATGACCCATGTCACGGTGAACGGCGCGAGGTGGCCCAAGCTGCCCTGCCACATCCTCGTCGGGGGCCATGTGGTCCGGCTGCGCAGAACCGCCAACCGGCCCGGCCCGGACACCGTCTGCCTGGTCTCCACCGGCGTCGGGCGGTGGGATCTGCTGTTGCTGCCGCCGGATACGCCGGAGGCGGAGGCCATTCGGGCCATGTCGGATGTGGCGGGCCTCGCGGGGCGGTAGCCCGCTCGGTTGCTCGCCGTTGTCGGCCGTCCGGCCCCGGGGGGCGCCTGCGGCCGGCCTGCGCCCCACGTTGTCGGCTTTCCCGGCGGGGGGGGGGGGGCGCCTGGCCTGCGTCGTCTTCGGCTCTCCCGCCGTTGCGCCGTTGCGCCTGCGGCGGGCGTTGTTTTTCGGGTGCGGTGACGGGCCTCCGGACTCCGTCCTGCGACCGTCCCCTCCCGACTGTGGATGGAAAGGCCGGTGGGTACGCCTGATGCCGATCCGTGGTGCATACGGGTGG includes:
- a CDS encoding DUF5994 family protein, which translates into the protein MTTASGAHPEHPAPPPVARLAIAPHSGTARRIDGIWWPHSTDLVTELPELLAALPFDWPRMTHVTVNGARWPKLPCHILVGGHVVRLRRTANRPGPDTVCLVSTGVGRWDLLLLPPDTPEAEAIRAMSDVAGLAGR